Proteins from a single region of Rhodospirillales bacterium:
- a CDS encoding Tn3 family transposase, with protein MSKAAQDSYFWHLSDQEHQFIKKYRGLNRLKCATLLKYYQIEGRFPEKFSDIPDIGRKILSENLKVPDDVDPDYDYMDRTGKRLRQSVREFLGIRNSLPEDWETAQSDLVEVCFQDFDAENALSQLLKQWFQDRNIERPTVLREERILNAVSVNLEERRNQHIANLLSDTHQQSLDDLLKTQTGETSALLVLLKDDPGKPCLSSVFIELSKLESIDNLCLPLDLFPADWQKLRKTYRQRATREPVRELRRHPDHIRYALLAAFCMERREEILDNLTDLLIQIVHKIQVKAERRVTKEIAGGVREVSAKKALLFKIAQTAIENPDATIRDALFPIIGENTFNDLVKEFEASSPFYNEQVELVARNSYKSHYRRMVPPILEVLKFRCNNQHHRPAIDAITILKDLKFGQRVLRVDVLPISGIVPKSLQPLLIEDGKINRISYEICVLRALRNALRCREMWVEGARRYRNPDEDVPQDFEEKRTAYYEDLSLPIRSNDFITNLRSRMEKALRTLNSGLYKNNKVFIRLHGKNLIKVSPLEPQAESAFLKHLKSQVMMQWPMTSLLDVLKEADCQIGFTNLLKSYGDREILSRDVLQKRLLLCLYALGTNTGLKRVLAGGADVTLDELRYVKERYVHKDGLKAAIAKIVNATLQVRQSQIWGESTTSCASDSKKLHAWDQNLMSEWHVRYKGRGVMVYWHVEKNSLCVHSQLKRCSSSEVSSMIEGVLRHCTDIEIDKQYVDSHGQSEVAFAFCELLGFSLMPRLKAIAQQKLYLPDNDMRSELHNLQPILKKHPINWEMISQQYDQMVKFATALQKGTASAESILNRFTRNNRQHPTYQALAELGRAVKTIFLCEYLDSEETRREIHEALNVVENCNSTVDFIFFARGNEISSNQLEAQELSILSLHLLQVCLVYVNTIMIQQILAEPKMMNKMREEDFRALTPLIYGHITPYGSFDLDMDQRLFPENDNLLMAA; from the coding sequence ATGTCCAAGGCGGCACAAGATTCATATTTTTGGCATTTGTCTGACCAAGAGCATCAATTCATAAAGAAATATCGTGGTTTAAACCGCCTAAAATGTGCGACTCTGCTCAAATACTACCAGATCGAGGGTCGTTTCCCTGAAAAATTCAGCGATATTCCTGATATTGGGCGTAAGATTTTATCTGAAAATCTGAAAGTTCCTGATGATGTTGATCCTGACTATGATTACATGGATCGCACAGGGAAACGCTTACGGCAGAGTGTCCGCGAGTTTTTAGGAATACGGAATTCATTACCGGAAGATTGGGAAACAGCACAATCCGACCTTGTTGAAGTTTGCTTTCAGGATTTTGATGCAGAAAACGCCTTGTCACAGCTTTTGAAGCAGTGGTTTCAAGATCGAAATATAGAGCGTCCGACAGTTTTGCGCGAAGAGCGCATTCTCAATGCAGTGTCTGTAAACCTTGAAGAGCGCCGCAATCAACATATTGCCAATCTACTCTCTGATACACATCAGCAAAGTTTGGATGATTTACTCAAAACACAGACCGGCGAAACATCAGCTCTATTGGTTTTGTTGAAAGATGATCCGGGCAAACCGTGCCTGAGCAGTGTTTTCATTGAGTTATCCAAGCTGGAAAGTATTGATAATTTGTGCTTGCCACTGGATTTGTTCCCTGCCGATTGGCAAAAACTGCGTAAAACATACCGTCAGCGCGCCACGCGAGAACCGGTGCGCGAACTTCGCCGTCATCCGGATCATATCCGCTATGCTCTTCTGGCTGCGTTTTGCATGGAACGGCGCGAAGAGATCCTGGATAATCTCACAGATTTACTGATCCAGATCGTCCATAAAATTCAGGTTAAGGCTGAGCGCAGAGTGACCAAAGAAATCGCAGGTGGTGTGCGTGAGGTGTCGGCCAAGAAAGCACTGCTCTTTAAAATAGCGCAAACTGCCATCGAAAATCCTGATGCAACCATTCGTGACGCTTTGTTTCCGATTATCGGCGAAAACACATTCAATGATCTGGTCAAAGAATTCGAGGCCAGCAGTCCCTTTTACAATGAGCAAGTAGAGCTGGTGGCACGCAATTCTTACAAAAGCCATTACCGGCGGATGGTGCCGCCTATTCTAGAGGTTTTAAAATTTCGTTGTAATAATCAGCATCACAGGCCGGCGATTGATGCGATTACGATATTGAAAGACCTAAAATTCGGGCAGCGGGTATTGCGTGTTGATGTGCTGCCTATCTCCGGTATTGTTCCAAAATCTTTGCAGCCTCTTTTGATTGAGGACGGAAAGATCAACCGAATCAGCTATGAAATCTGTGTTCTTCGCGCATTACGCAATGCTCTGCGTTGCCGTGAGATGTGGGTGGAAGGGGCGCGGCGCTATCGTAATCCGGATGAAGACGTGCCGCAGGACTTTGAAGAAAAAAGAACGGCTTATTATGAAGATTTGAGCCTGCCGATACGCTCAAATGATTTTATCACCAATCTCAGGTCGCGCATGGAAAAGGCTTTGCGAACATTAAACAGCGGCCTGTACAAAAATAACAAAGTGTTTATCAGGCTGCATGGCAAAAACCTGATTAAAGTCTCCCCTCTGGAACCACAGGCAGAGTCAGCATTTCTTAAACATCTGAAATCTCAAGTTATGATGCAGTGGCCAATGACAAGTTTACTGGACGTACTCAAAGAGGCTGATTGTCAGATCGGATTTACCAATCTTCTAAAAAGCTATGGTGATCGTGAGATTTTATCACGCGATGTTTTGCAAAAGCGTCTTTTACTCTGCCTTTATGCCCTTGGGACAAATACAGGGTTGAAGCGCGTATTGGCCGGAGGCGCGGATGTGACACTTGATGAATTACGATACGTTAAGGAACGCTATGTGCATAAAGATGGCTTGAAGGCTGCCATTGCCAAGATTGTTAATGCTACATTGCAAGTCAGACAATCACAAATCTGGGGTGAAAGCACAACATCATGCGCGTCTGATTCCAAAAAGCTTCATGCCTGGGATCAAAACCTGATGAGCGAATGGCATGTACGGTATAAAGGGCGGGGTGTGATGGTGTACTGGCATGTTGAAAAAAATTCTCTCTGTGTGCATTCACAGCTCAAACGCTGTTCTTCATCGGAAGTAAGCAGCATGATCGAAGGTGTTCTGCGGCACTGCACGGACATTGAGATTGATAAACAATACGTGGATAGCCACGGGCAAAGCGAAGTGGCCTTTGCGTTTTGTGAGCTTTTGGGATTTTCACTAATGCCTCGTCTAAAAGCCATTGCCCAGCAAAAGCTCTATCTGCCTGATAATGATATGCGCTCTGAGCTTCATAATTTGCAGCCAATTCTCAAAAAACATCCGATAAACTGGGAGATGATTTCACAGCAATACGACCAGATGGTGAAATTCGCCACAGCCTTACAAAAAGGAACGGCGAGCGCAGAATCTATTCTGAACCGTTTTACCCGCAATAACCGCCAGCATCCGACTTACCAAGCTTTGGCGGAATTAGGGCGCGCCGTGAAAACCATCTTCTTATGCGAGTATCTGGATTCAGAAGAAACACGGCGTGAAATTCACGAAGCCCTCAATGTAGTCGAGAATTGCAACAGTACCGTGGATTTTATTTTCTTTGCCAGAGGCAATGAAATTTCATCGAACCAGCTTGAGGCGCAGGAGCTTTCAATCTTGTCCCTGCATCTTTTGCAAGTTTGTTTGGTTTACGTCAACACCATCATGATTCAGCAAATATTGGCAGAACCGAAAATGATGAACAAAATGCGTGAAGAAGATTTTCGTGCACTCACCCCTCTGATTTATGGACATATTACACCCTATGGCTCATTCGATCTGGACATGGATCAGAGATTGTTTCCAGAAAATGATAATTTGCTCATGGCAGCTTAA
- a CDS encoding recombinase family protein: MSIAVYIRVSTHSQKSDSQKAEISRWLKAHGHDLSEVMWYEDHETGTTMNRKEFNLLTEAVFAGAVKTVVVWKLDRLARSMKEGINVLSSLCESGVRVVSVTQQIDLSGTVGQMVAGVLFGIAQIEHQHIKERQAAGIAVAKAKGIYTGRKKNTTKAKPERAKTLKEQGLTHAEIAQALNVTIRTVGNYLKEA, from the coding sequence ATGAGCATTGCCGTTTATATCCGAGTTTCCACCCACTCACAAAAATCAGATAGCCAAAAAGCAGAAATATCACGTTGGCTGAAAGCGCATGGTCATGATTTGAGCGAGGTGATGTGGTACGAAGATCATGAAACAGGTACCACGATGAACCGCAAGGAATTTAATTTACTGACTGAAGCCGTTTTTGCCGGCGCGGTCAAAACGGTTGTGGTCTGGAAGCTGGATCGATTGGCGCGATCTATGAAAGAAGGGATCAACGTGCTTTCATCACTCTGTGAATCCGGTGTGCGCGTTGTATCCGTGACACAGCAGATTGATCTTTCCGGCACAGTTGGCCAGATGGTGGCAGGAGTCCTTTTCGGCATCGCCCAGATCGAGCATCAGCATATCAAAGAACGCCAAGCCGCAGGAATTGCAGTTGCTAAAGCAAAAGGTATTTACACCGGCCGCAAGAAAAACACAACTAAAGCCAAGCCCGAACGGGCTAAAACTTTAAAAGAACAGGGATTGACCCATGCTGAAATTGCGCAAGCACTCAACGTAACCATCCGAACGGTTGGGAATTATTTGAAAGAAGCATAG
- a CDS encoding ABC transporter ATP-binding protein — protein sequence MKNNNHKKAESSPLVHLHGISKHFGEGSVRVDALKNIDIEVSAGQVVALLGPSGSGKTTLLNVIGCILEPNEGYMVLDDDVVYDGHWLRSDLRALRLEKIGFIFQFHNLLPFLSAQDNVGLVLELAGYDKTAARDRAEELLSYLEVDHRKDSFPAKLSGGEAQRVAIARALANRPRIILADEPTAALDSGRAGIVMDLLRKVAAEQDAAILAVTHDEKIYDRFDHIFHLRDGELEQETQQEEKT from the coding sequence ATGAAGAACAACAATCATAAGAAAGCAGAGTCATCCCCCCTCGTTCATCTGCACGGGATCAGCAAACATTTCGGTGAAGGCAGCGTCCGCGTCGACGCCCTGAAAAATATAGACATCGAAGTTTCGGCTGGGCAGGTCGTCGCCCTGCTGGGGCCGAGCGGATCGGGAAAAACAACCTTGCTCAATGTAATTGGCTGTATTCTGGAACCGAATGAAGGATACATGGTTCTGGATGACGACGTTGTGTATGACGGACACTGGCTGCGTTCGGATTTACGGGCTTTGCGGCTCGAAAAAATCGGCTTTATCTTTCAGTTTCATAATTTGCTGCCGTTTTTAAGCGCGCAGGACAATGTCGGCCTTGTTCTCGAACTGGCAGGCTATGACAAAACAGCGGCAAGAGATCGCGCGGAAGAACTGCTTTCCTATCTGGAGGTCGATCACCGCAAGGATTCCTTTCCGGCCAAACTCTCCGGCGGCGAAGCGCAGCGTGTAGCCATCGCCCGCGCTCTGGCCAACAGGCCCCGTATTATCCTTGCGGACGAACCCACGGCGGCGCTTGATTCAGGGCGGGCGGGCATCGTTATGGATTTGCTGCGAAAGGTCGCAGCCGAGCAGGATGCAGCCATTCTCGCCGTGACGCATGATGAAAAAATATATGACCGTTTCGACCATATTTTTCATTTACGCGACGGGGAACTCGAACAGGAAACACAGCAGGAGGAAAAAACATGA
- a CDS encoding ABC transporter permease, with protein MNLAYHDIRHSMGRFILTCAGLSLLLGVVLSMIGIYRGLVDDALTLARTPAANIWVVEAGTRGPFAESSRIPGDTREAVARLHGVAAAGSVTYQSIETRHGAGKLRLYVVGYEPGRPGGPDRITEGRAIARSHYEIIADRRTGLKTGERVLIGDNHFTVAGLTDGQVSSGGDPVIYMSLLDSQELQFELAPPAARREVARGNAPDTADMDTVNAVIARLKPQASAEEIVNTVERWKHFAATTQQEQENILTRSVVDKARKQIGLFTAILLIVSAVIISLIIYTMTMDKIREIATLKLIGAPDKTIIGLIVQQALAMGVIGFGLGALLIVSIKDYFPRRVVLQPEDGLLLAAAVLIVCILSSGLGVRLALKVDPATALGG; from the coding sequence ATGAATCTCGCCTATCACGACATAAGGCACAGCATGGGTCGTTTTATACTGACCTGCGCGGGGCTGAGCCTCCTGCTGGGGGTTGTTTTGTCCATGATCGGCATTTACAGAGGTTTGGTTGACGATGCGCTGACTCTGGCGCGGACGCCGGCGGCGAATATCTGGGTGGTTGAAGCCGGTACGCGGGGGCCGTTCGCGGAATCCTCCCGTATTCCCGGCGATACGCGTGAAGCCGTGGCGCGTTTGCACGGAGTCGCGGCGGCGGGTTCCGTAACATACCAGTCAATCGAAACGCGCCACGGGGCGGGTAAATTACGGCTTTATGTCGTTGGTTACGAACCCGGAAGACCGGGCGGGCCTGACAGGATTACAGAAGGCAGGGCTATCGCCCGCAGCCATTATGAGATAATCGCCGACCGCCGGACCGGGCTGAAAACGGGCGAGCGTGTTTTAATTGGCGATAATCATTTTACCGTCGCCGGGCTTACGGACGGCCAGGTCTCCTCCGGCGGCGATCCGGTCATATATATGAGCCTGCTGGATTCGCAGGAACTACAATTCGAGCTGGCGCCGCCCGCCGCCCGCCGCGAAGTTGCGCGCGGCAACGCGCCGGACACAGCCGACATGGATACGGTCAATGCCGTCATCGCCCGGTTAAAACCGCAGGCCAGTGCGGAAGAAATCGTCAATACGGTAGAGCGGTGGAAGCATTTTGCCGCCACCACCCAGCAGGAACAGGAAAACATCCTGACCCGCTCGGTCGTGGACAAGGCCCGCAAGCAGATCGGCCTGTTTACCGCCATCCTGCTGATCGTTTCGGCAGTGATTATCTCCCTCATCATTTACACCATGACCATGGACAAAATCCGCGAGATTGCCACGCTCAAGCTGATCGGCGCGCCGGACAAAACGATCATCGGCCTGATCGTGCAGCAGGCGCTGGCCATGGGCGTTATCGGTTTTGGGCTGGGGGCGCTGCTCATTGTCAGCATCAAGGATTACTTCCCCCGGCGCGTAGTTTTGCAGCCGGAGGACGGCCTGCTGCTGGCCGCTGCCGTTCTTATTGTTTGTATCCTCTCCAGCGGTCTTGGCGTGCGGCTGGCGCTCAAGGTCGATCCCGCGACGGCGTTGGGAGGGTAA
- a CDS encoding efflux RND transporter periplasmic adaptor subunit — MNKRNRKAFLALISILAVIAATVFFVKNKPLSINITPVKEDVTVEVYGLGTVEAKILSTVGFEVGAALVELNADQGDRVEKGAVLARLHSAEQEAKTALAAAAVQSAESRLKKAQAAIPKLQSTLDFHKVSNKRSKELLPRGSIGEEEAEQDQLNEDVAAAELEIARNDVLLMKAELAEAQAQYDFETTLLTHHVLKAPYDALVVERHKEQGTVIAPGETVFTLIDPATVWVLGYVDEARAGAIRAGQPARVRLRSLPHEAFEGKVARIDIESDRVSEERRVYISCTRCPENFHLGEQAEIFVQTAILKKPLLVPETAVERFDGTSGYVWTVQEKRLRRIPVTFGHKTLDGYLEVTGGIDAGTDIVAALARGLREGRRAIVRKER, encoded by the coding sequence ATGAACAAACGTAATCGCAAAGCCTTTCTTGCCCTGATTTCTATTCTGGCCGTCATAGCGGCAACAGTGTTTTTTGTAAAAAACAAACCGCTGAGCATTAATATCACTCCGGTAAAGGAAGATGTGACCGTGGAAGTTTACGGGCTGGGCACCGTGGAAGCCAAAATCCTCTCGACGGTCGGTTTCGAAGTGGGCGCGGCCCTTGTCGAACTGAACGCGGATCAGGGCGACAGAGTGGAAAAAGGCGCTGTGCTTGCCCGGCTCCATAGCGCGGAGCAAGAGGCAAAAACCGCTTTGGCCGCCGCAGCCGTGCAGTCCGCAGAGTCCAGATTGAAAAAAGCGCAGGCCGCCATTCCCAAGCTGCAATCCACCCTGGATTTTCACAAGGTCAGCAACAAAAGAAGCAAGGAGCTGCTTCCCCGCGGAAGCATCGGAGAAGAAGAAGCCGAACAGGATCAGTTGAATGAGGATGTCGCCGCGGCGGAACTGGAAATTGCCCGCAACGATGTCCTGCTGATGAAGGCCGAGCTTGCCGAAGCGCAGGCGCAATATGATTTTGAAACCACGCTACTCACGCACCATGTTTTGAAAGCGCCCTATGATGCGCTGGTTGTCGAAAGGCATAAAGAACAGGGAACCGTTATTGCGCCCGGCGAGACTGTTTTTACATTAATCGACCCCGCAACGGTCTGGGTCCTAGGCTATGTGGACGAAGCCCGCGCCGGGGCTATCCGGGCCGGGCAGCCTGCGCGGGTACGCCTTCGCTCTTTGCCGCATGAGGCGTTTGAAGGCAAGGTCGCGCGCATCGACATTGAAAGCGACCGGGTCAGCGAAGAGCGCCGCGTCTATATTTCATGCACACGCTGCCCCGAAAATTTTCATCTGGGCGAACAGGCTGAGATTTTTGTGCAGACAGCGATCTTAAAAAAGCCTCTTTTGGTTCCGGAAACGGCGGTCGAACGCTTTGATGGCACAAGCGGGTATGTCTGGACCGTGCAGGAAAAGCGCCTGCGCCGCATTCCGGTGACATTCGGGCATAAAACGCTGGATGGATATCTGGAAGTTACAGGCGGCATCGACGCCGGCACAGATATTGTTGCGGCCCTTGCACGCGGCTTGCGTGAAGGACGCAGAGCCATCGTCAGGAAAGAGCGGTAA
- a CDS encoding TetR/AcrR family transcriptional regulator, protein MAIKRDIQGRKPAEDRKREIVSTALKLADKVGPDRLSAAMIARNVEISQPAVFKHFSSMNALWLAVAAHIETAMKKKWEAAFSAEKDEREQLRDLVLAQLRFIQTVPAVPGILFSRELHAGNKGLRQAFLKIMSALHNRITNIIASGQESGVFSRDVPAVDSAYLVLGFIQGLAVRWSVSGKNFPLVDEGERLFAIQMRFLMEEPSSGGKGDEHEQT, encoded by the coding sequence ATGGCTATCAAAAGAGATATACAGGGGCGTAAGCCAGCGGAAGACCGTAAACGTGAAATCGTTTCAACGGCGTTGAAACTTGCCGACAAAGTCGGCCCGGATAGGCTTTCGGCGGCGATGATCGCCCGGAATGTTGAGATTAGTCAACCGGCTGTTTTTAAGCATTTTTCGAGCATGAACGCTCTCTGGCTGGCTGTGGCCGCTCATATCGAAACGGCGATGAAAAAAAAATGGGAAGCGGCTTTTAGTGCGGAAAAAGACGAGCGCGAGCAATTACGTGATCTGGTGCTGGCGCAACTGCGGTTTATCCAGACCGTTCCGGCTGTGCCGGGTATTTTATTCTCCCGCGAATTGCACGCCGGCAATAAGGGGTTGCGCCAGGCCTTTTTAAAAATTATGAGCGCACTTCACAATCGCATTACGAATATTATCGCTTCGGGTCAGGAAAGCGGCGTTTTCAGCCGTGACGTTCCTGCGGTCGACAGTGCTTATCTTGTCCTGGGGTTTATACAAGGGCTGGCGGTACGATGGTCGGTAAGTGGAAAAAATTTTCCTCTGGTGGACGAAGGTGAACGGCTGTTTGCAATACAAATGCGCTTTTTGATGGAAGAGCCGTCATCCGGAGGCAAAGGAGATGAGCATGAACAAACGTAA
- the tnpA gene encoding IS200/IS605 family transposase yields the protein MRLRKQGHCAYKCEYHLVLTSKYRRKIFNEGSFAYLRELITSFHEMLPEVEVLEINHDVDHVHLLLSIPPKMRVSDQAVL from the coding sequence ATGCGATTAAGGAAGCAAGGCCACTGTGCGTACAAATGCGAATACCATCTGGTTTTGACCAGCAAGTACCGGCGTAAAATTTTCAATGAAGGATCATTTGCCTATCTGCGGGAATTGATAACGAGTTTTCATGAGATGTTGCCTGAGGTTGAAGTGTTGGAGATCAATCACGATGTTGATCATGTGCACCTGTTGTTATCAATTCCCCCCAAGATGCGTGTCAGTGATCAGGCCGTCTTATGA
- a CDS encoding transposase, which produces MRKAYWGADGIWSDGYFVSTVGIGESVIKRYIQNQGEEDTGQAQLELK; this is translated from the coding sequence ATGCGCAAAGCATATTGGGGCGCAGATGGCATATGGTCCGACGGTTATTTTGTCAGCACAGTGGGCATCGGTGAGAGTGTTATTAAGCGCTATATTCAAAACCAGGGAGAAGAAGATACTGGACAAGCGCAGCTTGAACTAAAGTGA
- a CDS encoding CinA family protein — MQDLVEHLTNLLKTKHMKLVTAESCTGGLLATTMTHRPGSSKVFERGFITYSNEAKNELLGVPNDMLEKFGAVSAETAQTMAQGALKNSHADLAVSITGIAGPDGGSEAKPVGLVYFGYALKGGSAGSLEHRFEGDREKIQTTATITALKHLISILENSA; from the coding sequence ATGCAGGACTTGGTTGAACATCTTACAAACCTTCTCAAAACCAAGCATATGAAGCTCGTCACCGCCGAATCCTGCACAGGCGGACTACTGGCCACGACCATGACCCACCGCCCCGGCTCATCTAAAGTCTTCGAACGCGGCTTTATCACCTATTCCAATGAGGCCAAAAACGAACTGCTCGGCGTACCCAACGACATGCTGGAAAAATTTGGTGCCGTCAGCGCTGAAACCGCACAAACCATGGCGCAAGGTGCGCTAAAAAACAGCCACGCAGACCTCGCTGTTTCCATCACTGGCATCGCCGGCCCCGATGGTGGCTCAGAAGCCAAACCCGTCGGTCTCGTTTATTTCGGCTATGCCCTCAAAGGCGGCTCCGCGGGCAGCTTAGAGCACCGTTTCGAAGGAGATCGCGAAAAAATCCAGACGACCGCAACCATCACCGCACTCAAACATCTAATTAGTATTCTGGAAAATTCAGCATGA
- a CDS encoding phosphatidylglycerophosphatase A produces MTNKPPKLNLKAPYIWLATWFGCGFMKPAPGTWGSLGALPFGIILYGSAGFWGFIIGIILVTLIGYWASARFEDASATHDNKMIVIDEVVGQWLTLLPALFYWNLNPLAIAVAFLLFRLFDVTKPWPISYIDKHVDGALGVMGDDILAGLVAALCIIGAYYAGLG; encoded by the coding sequence ATGACAAACAAACCTCCCAAGCTTAACCTAAAAGCCCCCTATATCTGGCTGGCCACATGGTTCGGCTGCGGTTTCATGAAACCCGCCCCAGGCACCTGGGGCTCTCTCGGTGCCCTGCCCTTTGGCATCATTCTATATGGCAGCGCAGGCTTTTGGGGCTTCATCATTGGTATCATTCTCGTTACTCTGATCGGCTATTGGGCCTCCGCCCGCTTTGAGGATGCCAGTGCCACCCACGATAACAAAATGATCGTCATCGACGAAGTTGTCGGGCAATGGCTTACCCTGCTCCCTGCCTTGTTTTATTGGAACTTGAACCCGTTGGCTATCGCAGTCGCTTTTTTACTCTTTCGTCTGTTTGACGTGACAAAACCCTGGCCAATCTCGTATATTGATAAGCATGTCGATGGCGCACTGGGCGTCATGGGCGACGATATCCTCGCCGGCCTCGTCGCCGCTTTATGCATCATAGGAGCATATTATGCAGGACTTGGTTGA
- the ispD gene encoding 2-C-methyl-D-erythritol 4-phosphate cytidylyltransferase, translating into MKLLPSKVLQYNLNDLPAFHVLIASAGTGSRLGTAATPKQYLKIHNKAVLRYSIETFLSMPTCASLQVIIGADDAELYHDAVRGLELPKPIIGSDKRNKSIFNGLKEIHKVKNEDMILIHDAARPCIATDDIATLLMSLQTERAASLATPVSATLRRAGDGNKAAETVPRDNLWAVQTPQGFLFGDLLKAHETANPHTNATDDTALVSAIGIPVTLVEGSASNIKITYPQDLIMAEKILATQTVPLTGLGFDVHAFDKNQCGPVRIGGIDIDHDHALKGHSDADVALHALTDAILGTIGEGDIGQHFSPSDDAFKNMDSSLFLKKALELMHAQSAHLNNIDLTIICEAPKIGPHAGPMRARLAKLTGLPENRINIKATTSEGLGFTGRREGVAAQAIVSVSAKEAA; encoded by the coding sequence TTGAAGCTTTTGCCCTCGAAAGTCTTACAATACAACCTCAATGATCTTCCCGCTTTTCATGTGCTCATAGCCTCAGCCGGAACAGGTTCACGGCTGGGCACCGCTGCCACACCAAAACAATATCTCAAAATCCATAATAAAGCTGTACTGCGCTATAGTATTGAAACATTTCTATCCATGCCAACCTGCGCTTCACTGCAAGTCATTATTGGCGCAGATGACGCAGAATTGTATCATGACGCAGTGCGCGGACTGGAACTACCCAAACCAATCATCGGATCAGATAAAAGAAATAAAAGTATATTCAATGGATTAAAAGAAATACATAAAGTAAAAAATGAAGATATGATCCTGATCCACGATGCTGCCCGCCCCTGCATTGCCACTGATGATATCGCCACACTTCTCATGAGTCTGCAAACCGAACGGGCCGCCAGCCTCGCAACGCCTGTCAGTGCTACACTAAGACGCGCTGGTGATGGGAACAAAGCTGCAGAAACCGTTCCACGTGACAACCTCTGGGCCGTGCAAACCCCGCAAGGCTTCCTCTTTGGTGATTTACTCAAAGCGCATGAAACCGCCAATCCGCACACAAATGCAACCGATGACACCGCCCTTGTCAGTGCCATCGGAATCCCGGTAACACTGGTCGAAGGCAGCGCCAGCAACATCAAAATCACCTACCCGCAGGATCTCATCATGGCCGAAAAAATTCTTGCCACTCAAACCGTGCCTCTCACTGGTCTTGGCTTTGACGTTCACGCCTTTGACAAAAATCAATGCGGCCCCGTGCGCATCGGCGGCATCGATATTGACCACGACCATGCGCTCAAAGGCCACTCCGATGCCGATGTCGCGCTCCACGCTCTGACAGACGCGATCCTCGGCACAATCGGTGAAGGCGATATTGGCCAGCATTTCTCGCCATCTGATGATGCATTTAAAAACATGGACAGCAGCCTTTTCCTTAAAAAAGCATTGGAGCTAATGCACGCTCAAAGCGCACACCTCAACAATATCGATCTCACCATCATCTGCGAAGCCCCCAAAATCGGGCCCCATGCGGGCCCCATGCGGGCCCGTTTGGCCAAACTAACCGGCCTTCCGGAAAATCGTATCAACATCAAAGCCACCACCAGTGAAGGGCTTGGCTTTACCGGCAGGCGCGAAGGCGTCGCCGCCCAAGCCATCGTCTCTGTTTCCGCAAAAGAGGCCGCATGA